A region of uncultured Draconibacterium sp. DNA encodes the following proteins:
- a CDS encoding SUMF1/EgtB/PvdO family nonheme iron enzyme encodes MAIFQRFGNYLRKKLLLIIFIGFIIGIAVTISSLKVIEATSTNESCEVCHVHPHVFDSWKLSVHHENRTGMHIGCVECHLPPKGQGYLKEKVKAGARDAYGYFFKDSADFNWEAKSSLEQAQHFVFEESCISCHNNLFPLTLTSEGQQAHLYYSQNEEELRCINCHLNVGHYDPNALHAKNVEFGSTGAEAKENFTTAAEVTAHEDYTETIPGTTIAFNMKAIPGGSFKIGSPESEQLRESDEGPQKTVNVSPFFMAEIEVSWDEYLAFYSATATEGRTTDTEGSRTEADVDAISGPTPPYGQPDQNWGMGSRPAITMSYHSAETYCKWLSQVTGKTYRLPTEAEWEYAARGGTETPFFFEGQPKDFKDKNFIGKLFGKGSDNINNYVVYEKNSSLKTAKPDVVEANPYGLKNMLGNAAEYCADWYSEDAYSKLSDGVSDPKGPASGEEHVIRGGTFKSPVGEVRSAARDYTRSEAWMKTDPQMPKSIWWLSDCNYIGFRVVCEYDENTGK; translated from the coding sequence ATGGCCATATTTCAACGTTTTGGTAACTACCTTCGAAAAAAACTGTTACTGATCATTTTTATCGGATTTATAATTGGTATCGCTGTTACCATTTCTTCTCTTAAAGTCATTGAAGCTACCTCAACAAACGAATCGTGCGAAGTGTGTCACGTACACCCTCATGTTTTTGATTCGTGGAAACTCTCTGTTCATCACGAGAACAGAACAGGAATGCATATTGGCTGTGTAGAATGCCACCTTCCACCAAAAGGACAAGGCTACCTGAAAGAAAAAGTAAAAGCCGGAGCCCGCGATGCGTATGGTTATTTCTTTAAAGACAGTGCCGATTTTAACTGGGAAGCCAAGTCTTCGCTTGAGCAGGCACAACATTTTGTTTTTGAAGAATCGTGCATTAGCTGCCACAATAATTTATTTCCGCTAACACTTACTTCCGAAGGTCAGCAAGCTCACCTTTATTATTCGCAAAACGAAGAGGAACTGCGCTGTATCAACTGCCACCTGAATGTTGGCCATTACGATCCGAATGCGCTGCATGCCAAAAATGTTGAGTTTGGAAGTACCGGCGCCGAGGCAAAAGAAAATTTTACAACTGCAGCCGAAGTAACGGCTCATGAAGATTATACTGAAACGATTCCGGGAACAACCATTGCATTTAATATGAAAGCAATTCCGGGCGGAAGTTTTAAAATTGGAAGTCCTGAATCGGAACAATTGCGCGAAAGCGATGAAGGCCCGCAGAAAACGGTGAATGTAAGTCCGTTCTTTATGGCCGAAATAGAAGTGAGCTGGGATGAATACCTGGCCTTTTACAGTGCCACTGCCACCGAAGGCAGAACCACCGACACCGAAGGCTCACGCACCGAAGCCGATGTTGATGCGATTTCAGGCCCAACACCACCTTACGGACAGCCCGACCAAAACTGGGGAATGGGAAGCCGGCCGGCCATTACTATGAGTTACCATTCGGCCGAAACCTACTGCAAATGGTTGTCGCAGGTTACCGGAAAAACCTACCGTCTGCCAACAGAAGCAGAATGGGAATATGCTGCCCGCGGAGGCACTGAAACTCCGTTCTTCTTTGAAGGTCAGCCTAAAGACTTTAAAGACAAAAACTTTATTGGAAAACTATTCGGAAAAGGAAGCGACAATATTAATAACTACGTTGTTTACGAGAAAAACAGCAGCTTGAAAACAGCCAAACCTGATGTTGTTGAAGCCAATCCGTATGGGTTGAAAAATATGCTTGGCAATGCCGCAGAATATTGTGCCGACTGGTACAGCGAAGATGCCTATTCGAAATTAAGCGATGGAGTTAGCGATCCAAAAGGACCGGCTTCAGGTGAGGAACATGTAATCCGTGGCGGAACATTTAAAAGCCCGGTTGGCGAAGTCAGAAGTGCAGCACGTGATTACACCCGTAGTGAAGCATGGATGAAAACCGACCCGCAAATGCCGAAGAGTATCTGGTGGTTGTCCGATTGTAATTACATAGGCTTCCGAGTAGTTTGTGAATATGATGAGAATACCGGAAAATAA
- a CDS encoding phosphoribosyltransferase family protein, producing the protein MNLLKQSISDVLGLFFPELCVTCGKRLVSQETFVCFHCWHDLPATNFHLKQDNKVSQLFWGRVDISAATAFFSFRKGSKYQQLIHFVKYKGLKELGYEAGKKFGLQLLESPRFAEIDVLMPVPLHPRKEKKRGFNQSEWIARGIAEILNKPVDTQALYRKVYTSTQTKRNRYERWQNVENVFGLNDPEAVENKHVLLVDDVVTTGATLEACAIHLLKQPGTKVSIATLAYADI; encoded by the coding sequence ATGAACCTTCTCAAGCAAAGTATTTCAGATGTGTTGGGCCTGTTTTTCCCCGAACTGTGTGTAACGTGTGGGAAACGCCTGGTTTCGCAGGAAACCTTTGTTTGTTTTCATTGCTGGCACGATCTTCCGGCAACCAATTTTCATTTAAAGCAGGATAATAAAGTGTCTCAATTATTTTGGGGGCGGGTTGATATTTCTGCGGCCACAGCTTTCTTTAGTTTCAGGAAAGGGAGCAAATACCAACAGCTTATTCATTTTGTAAAATACAAAGGGCTAAAAGAGCTGGGTTATGAAGCCGGGAAAAAATTTGGCTTGCAGTTATTGGAATCACCACGCTTTGCCGAAATTGATGTTTTAATGCCGGTGCCGCTGCATCCTCGAAAAGAAAAGAAGCGCGGTTTTAACCAAAGTGAATGGATAGCTCGCGGAATTGCCGAAATTTTAAATAAACCGGTTGACACCCAAGCGCTATACCGAAAAGTTTATACATCGACCCAAACAAAACGAAACCGCTACGAACGCTGGCAAAACGTTGAAAATGTTTTTGGATTGAATGACCCGGAAGCGGTTGAAAACAAGCATGTTCTGCTTGTTGACGATGTGGTTACTACCGGGGCAACGCTGGAGGCTTGTGCGATTCACTTGTTAAAACAGCCCGGGACAAAAGTCAGCATTGCCACGCTGGCTTATGCCGATATTTAG
- a CDS encoding rhodanese-like domain-containing protein: MIKIKPILSFLTLAAFVVLLSCSGGQKKTEQTQTSVQETTPKVEVNAEAKLLLKTLNEMGDYANSRNFPSLIKPSSVYEELDGNIYIIDLRNEEAYNEGHIKGAVRVDFSDLPAYLTNDIKPFEYDKIVVVCYSGQISSYAASLLRLAGYGNVYAMRWGMSGWNKHFAEDAWLANVSSDYEDQLETEDHDKAPIADLPKLNTGSTDGDELLQQRIEALFAAGYRDALVKASAVFENPGHYYTINYDRKDKYDSGHIPGAVRYKPGGTLGIVSEMQTIPVDKEVVLYCNTGHNSGFATAYLRLFGYDAKTLTFGNNAFMYDKMKEEESALSWLPFTEAEIHDYPYVQN, encoded by the coding sequence ATGATCAAGATAAAACCGATTTTAAGTTTTCTCACACTGGCAGCTTTTGTTGTTTTGCTTTCCTGCTCGGGTGGGCAGAAAAAAACAGAGCAGACACAAACCAGTGTGCAAGAAACCACCCCAAAAGTTGAGGTAAATGCCGAGGCAAAATTACTGCTAAAAACGCTGAATGAAATGGGCGATTACGCCAATAGCCGTAATTTCCCGTCGCTTATAAAACCATCGTCAGTTTATGAAGAACTGGATGGAAACATTTACATTATCGACCTTCGCAATGAAGAAGCATATAACGAAGGACACATAAAAGGTGCTGTTCGTGTTGATTTTAGCGATCTGCCTGCGTATCTCACCAACGATATCAAGCCGTTTGAATACGACAAAATTGTAGTGGTATGTTATTCCGGTCAGATTTCAAGTTATGCTGCATCGTTGTTACGACTGGCAGGCTACGGCAATGTTTATGCTATGCGCTGGGGAATGAGTGGATGGAATAAACACTTTGCAGAGGATGCGTGGCTGGCTAATGTATCTTCTGATTATGAGGATCAGCTTGAGACGGAAGATCACGATAAAGCACCGATAGCGGATCTCCCAAAACTGAACACCGGAAGTACGGATGGCGACGAATTGCTGCAACAACGCATCGAGGCTCTTTTTGCAGCCGGTTATCGCGATGCATTGGTGAAAGCCAGTGCTGTGTTCGAAAATCCTGGACATTATTATACGATTAATTACGACCGGAAAGACAAGTACGACTCGGGTCATATTCCGGGCGCTGTTCGGTACAAACCCGGCGGAACGCTTGGAATTGTTTCTGAAATGCAAACTATTCCGGTAGATAAGGAAGTGGTGTTGTACTGCAATACCGGGCACAACTCGGGATTTGCAACGGCTTACCTGCGTTTGTTTGGTTACGATGCCAAAACGCTCACCTTTGGCAACAATGCCTTTATGTACGATAAAATGAAAGAAGAAGAAAGTGCGCTTTCGTGGCTACCGTTTACCGAAGCCGAAATTCATGATTATCCGTACGTACAGAATTAA
- a CDS encoding rhodanese-like domain-containing protein, which produces MNARLKISVLLAGVGLILAFLPFNAAKSFQLKPTELLEISMNPDIYFSVDEVARFVNNEDSTIQLIDLRSASEFMESNIPGSINIPFNDLLNPNWEGYLNQDKMRNVYYANGDETANLAWTIVSGLGYANSFVMKGGMNEWYLTVMYSKFEGERITPRENALFENRYKARRTFTQINSLPDSLKMQYLEAKRLEESQLDGGCE; this is translated from the coding sequence ATGAATGCACGACTTAAAATATCTGTTTTACTTGCAGGAGTTGGATTAATTCTGGCCTTTCTGCCTTTTAATGCAGCTAAATCTTTTCAACTAAAACCCACCGAATTACTGGAAATATCGATGAATCCTGACATCTATTTTTCGGTTGACGAGGTGGCCCGGTTTGTAAATAACGAAGACAGCACCATCCAACTGATTGATTTACGTAGCGCGTCCGAATTTATGGAAAGTAACATTCCGGGTTCGATCAATATTCCATTTAACGATTTGCTTAATCCTAACTGGGAAGGTTACCTGAATCAGGATAAAATGAGGAATGTTTATTACGCAAACGGCGATGAGACAGCAAATCTGGCCTGGACCATTGTGAGCGGACTGGGCTACGCGAATTCATTTGTGATGAAAGGTGGAATGAATGAATGGTACCTTACGGTGATGTATAGCAAGTTTGAAGGCGAACGAATTACGCCACGCGAAAATGCGCTGTTCGAAAACCGATACAAAGCACGAAGAACTTTTACACAAATTAATAGTTTGCCCGACAGTTTAAAAATGCAATACCTCGAAGCGAAACGATTGGAAGAATCGCAGCTGGACGGAGGTTGCGAATAA
- a CDS encoding YeeE/YedE thiosulfate transporter family protein: protein MGPITILNDLPEWLNLGIGFFIGIGFGFALEQAGFSSSRKLAGMFYGYDTTVLKVFFTAAIVALAGSQLLSYFGLLDLNLVYVNPYYVTATLVGGVIMGAGFIMGGFCPGTGISALSIGKIDALFFLFGGLSGAFLFAESYPMIQTLAGANYKGPVRVDEWLGVSPGVFTFLLIVAAIVLFWLAELAEKKFPRNEITSEI from the coding sequence ATGGGACCGATTACAATACTTAACGACCTTCCGGAATGGCTTAACCTCGGCATCGGATTTTTTATCGGGATTGGCTTTGGCTTTGCGCTGGAGCAGGCCGGTTTTTCATCGAGCCGTAAACTGGCCGGCATGTTTTACGGCTACGACACCACCGTGTTAAAAGTATTCTTTACGGCTGCAATCGTGGCGCTGGCAGGTTCGCAGTTGCTCAGCTATTTTGGTTTGCTCGATTTAAACCTGGTGTATGTAAATCCATATTACGTAACTGCAACACTCGTTGGTGGAGTAATTATGGGAGCCGGATTTATTATGGGCGGTTTCTGTCCGGGTACCGGAATAAGCGCACTATCGATCGGGAAAATAGATGCCTTGTTTTTCCTGTTTGGCGGATTAAGTGGTGCGTTTCTTTTTGCCGAATCGTATCCGATGATCCAAACACTTGCCGGAGCAAATTATAAAGGCCCGGTTCGCGTTGATGAATGGTTGGGCGTATCTCCCGGAGTTTTTACTTTTCTGTTGATCGTGGCTGCCATTGTCCTATTCTGGCTGGCCGAACTGGCTGAGAAGAAATTTCCGCGTAACGAAATAACATCTGAAATTTAA
- a CDS encoding YeeE/YedE thiosulfate transporter family protein — MRKKYMNPYLAGVLLGLVLLSAMFFSGRGLGASGGLKYAVVAAVETVDHQHAMESPYYSKYFEDGKNPLKSWLALEVLGMFLGGFISGAISGRLKFKIEKSPKISNGKRLLFAFLGGVFFVYGAQLARGCTSGAALSGMAVLSVAGFMTMIGIFGSAFLFAWFFRKLWI, encoded by the coding sequence ATGAGAAAGAAATACATGAATCCGTACCTGGCGGGTGTGTTGCTTGGCCTGGTACTTTTAAGCGCCATGTTTTTTTCAGGGCGCGGACTGGGAGCCAGCGGGGGATTAAAATATGCCGTTGTAGCAGCAGTTGAAACGGTTGACCATCAGCACGCCATGGAATCGCCTTATTACAGTAAATATTTCGAAGACGGTAAAAATCCCTTAAAAAGCTGGCTGGCACTTGAAGTGCTCGGCATGTTTTTAGGAGGATTTATTTCGGGAGCTATCTCGGGCCGCTTAAAATTCAAAATTGAGAAGTCGCCAAAAATATCGAATGGAAAACGCTTGTTGTTTGCCTTTCTTGGTGGTGTGTTTTTTGTGTACGGCGCACAACTCGCTCGTGGGTGTACCAGCGGCGCAGCGCTCTCCGGAATGGCCGTACTTTCGGTAGCCGGATTTATGACCATGATCGGCATTTTTGGCTCTGCCTTCTTATTTGCATGGTTTTTCAGAAAACTCTGGATTTAA
- a CDS encoding porin family protein: MKRIVVAFGFLLIANFVLAQRFDAGIIAGFNGTQVEGDNLKGYHKAGILAGLFVQTDIAPAIVAGMEIKYSQKGSRRAFDPKQPDIDKYVMRLGYIDIPIFMAFRTNDRSMIIGGIAPGVLIHSKEVNSDGEIPEPDRQDFNTFDLQPFVGFQFDFLEHASIDLRFALSVLPCSDKSETNYYFHNGLFNNVISLALYYRLGR; the protein is encoded by the coding sequence ATGAAGCGGATAGTTGTTGCCTTTGGATTTCTTTTAATTGCAAATTTTGTTCTTGCCCAGCGTTTCGACGCCGGAATAATTGCAGGATTTAACGGTACACAGGTTGAAGGAGATAACCTCAAGGGCTATCACAAAGCAGGTATTTTAGCCGGTCTTTTTGTGCAAACCGATATTGCGCCGGCAATTGTGGCCGGAATGGAAATAAAATATTCGCAAAAAGGCTCGCGCAGAGCATTCGACCCCAAACAACCCGACATTGACAAATACGTTATGCGGCTGGGTTATATCGATATTCCAATTTTTATGGCATTCAGAACCAACGACCGAAGTATGATTATCGGTGGTATTGCGCCGGGTGTTTTAATCCACTCGAAAGAAGTGAACAGCGATGGCGAAATACCGGAGCCCGACCGGCAGGATTTTAATACCTTCGATTTGCAGCCTTTTGTTGGATTTCAGTTTGATTTTTTGGAACATGCATCGATTGATCTGCGTTTTGCTTTATCAGTACTTCCGTGCAGCGACAAATCAGAAACCAATTACTATTTTCACAACGGCTTATTCAACAATGTAATTTCGCTGGCTTTGTATTACAGGCTGGGCCGATGA
- a CDS encoding NAD-dependent deacylase, with the protein MMKKLVVLSGAGMSQESGLKTFRDMGGIWEQYDVTEVATPEAWARDPELVLRFYNERRKQLFDAQPNGGHRGIAELEKWFDVQVVTQNVDNLHERAGSTKVTHLHGELMKARSTLDSYLIYELDNWELKLGDCCEKGSQLRPHIVWFGEAVPEIPRAIGIVQQADILVVIGTSLAVYPAASLVNYARKGTPIFVIDPNRPEVYHENVTYIEKKAEIGVELLKKELEKLK; encoded by the coding sequence ATGATGAAGAAATTGGTAGTTCTTTCGGGAGCCGGCATGAGCCAGGAAAGTGGCCTAAAAACATTTCGCGATATGGGTGGAATTTGGGAGCAGTATGATGTTACCGAAGTTGCCACTCCCGAAGCGTGGGCACGCGATCCGGAGCTGGTTTTGCGTTTTTATAACGAACGGCGAAAACAACTTTTTGATGCACAGCCCAACGGTGGACATCGCGGAATTGCTGAGCTGGAAAAATGGTTTGATGTGCAGGTAGTAACTCAAAATGTAGACAACCTGCACGAACGGGCAGGAAGTACAAAAGTTACGCATTTACATGGTGAACTAATGAAAGCCCGAAGCACGCTGGATTCCTATTTGATTTACGAACTCGACAACTGGGAGCTTAAGTTGGGCGATTGTTGTGAAAAAGGAAGCCAGTTACGCCCTCATATTGTTTGGTTTGGCGAAGCAGTTCCTGAAATTCCGCGTGCCATTGGCATTGTACAGCAAGCCGATATCCTTGTGGTTATTGGCACATCGTTGGCAGTTTACCCTGCTGCCAGCCTGGTAAATTATGCGCGAAAGGGAACGCCGATTTTTGTTATCGACCCCAACCGGCCGGAAGTTTACCACGAAAATGTTACATATATCGAAAAAAAAGCGGAAATTGGGGTAGAGCTATTAAAAAAGGAACTGGAAAAACTAAAATAA
- the dnaG gene encoding DNA primase, translated as MIDHATIDRIIDAAEISDVVGDFVTLRKRGVNMLGLCPFHNEKTPSFTVSPAKGIFKCFGCGKGGNSVNFIMEHENLTYPEALKWLAKKYNIEVSEEEETEEQKQLKDSRESLMIVSGFAQKYFTRYLWEENEGRTIGLGYFRERSFRDDILKKFEVGFAPDGKTPFTEAAQKQGYKLDFLEKTGLTIKRDDWLRDRFAGRVMFPIHNLAGRVIAFGGRILKDDKKTAKYLNSPESDIYHKSRVLYGIYQAKREMTRTDKCYLVEGYTDVMSLHQVGIENVVASSGTSLTPDQIRMVRRFTPNITIIYDGDAAGIKASLRGIDMVLEEGMNVKVLPLPDGEDPDSFAKKMGASGFQEYMEQNETDFIQFKTRLLLKSTENDPVAKARLISDVIRSVSVIPDSITRSVYIKECSRLLGVAEEVLYTEVRKQKHQQTEEFRKREFREQSRREAAPPQPAQEEVVVRPVRLLVEELEFLRFLLKYCITDLIEEEDEETHETRTLSVGEYMIDELEADELVSENALFKKVFYEVRENLYKEKFDPWKHFVYHPDASMSKFATDLLSEKYTESKRWTKAGAFTEKEEDILDVLIPRIVNEYKLRKIKMMMADIEKAIDKASADNDFDKVIEEQSTYMNLKRAEKELAKSLGSRTIN; from the coding sequence ATGATTGATCATGCGACGATAGACCGGATTATTGATGCTGCAGAAATTTCAGACGTAGTAGGCGATTTTGTTACACTCCGAAAACGAGGCGTAAACATGCTTGGTTTGTGCCCGTTTCATAACGAGAAAACACCATCGTTTACCGTGTCGCCGGCCAAAGGAATTTTTAAATGTTTCGGATGCGGAAAGGGAGGAAACTCGGTGAACTTTATTATGGAGCACGAGAATCTCACGTATCCCGAGGCGCTGAAATGGCTGGCGAAGAAATACAATATCGAGGTCAGTGAGGAGGAGGAAACAGAAGAGCAAAAACAGCTAAAAGATTCGCGCGAAAGTTTGATGATTGTTTCCGGCTTTGCCCAGAAATATTTTACCCGCTATTTGTGGGAAGAAAACGAGGGCAGAACCATTGGACTGGGCTACTTTCGCGAGCGTAGTTTTCGCGACGATATCCTGAAAAAATTCGAAGTGGGTTTTGCCCCTGATGGCAAAACACCATTTACCGAAGCAGCACAAAAACAAGGTTATAAACTCGATTTCCTGGAGAAAACAGGATTAACTATAAAACGCGACGACTGGTTACGCGACCGTTTTGCCGGACGTGTAATGTTCCCCATTCATAACCTGGCTGGGCGCGTAATTGCTTTTGGTGGCCGTATTTTAAAAGACGATAAAAAAACGGCCAAATACCTGAACTCGCCTGAATCGGATATTTACCACAAAAGCCGGGTGTTGTACGGAATTTATCAGGCCAAACGTGAGATGACCCGTACCGATAAATGTTACCTGGTTGAGGGGTATACCGATGTAATGTCGTTGCACCAGGTGGGCATCGAAAATGTTGTTGCTTCGTCGGGAACTTCGCTAACGCCTGATCAAATCAGAATGGTGCGCCGTTTTACGCCCAATATCACCATTATATACGATGGCGATGCAGCGGGAATAAAAGCTTCTCTACGTGGAATTGATATGGTGCTGGAAGAAGGCATGAATGTAAAAGTACTTCCATTGCCTGATGGCGAGGACCCTGATTCGTTTGCTAAAAAAATGGGGGCTTCCGGTTTTCAGGAATACATGGAGCAGAACGAGACCGACTTCATTCAATTTAAAACACGGCTGCTTTTAAAAAGTACCGAGAATGATCCGGTTGCCAAAGCGCGCCTGATCTCTGATGTTATCCGCTCGGTTTCGGTAATACCCGATTCCATTACCCGCTCGGTGTATATTAAAGAATGTAGTCGTTTGCTTGGTGTTGCCGAAGAAGTGCTGTACACCGAGGTAAGGAAACAAAAACATCAACAAACTGAGGAGTTCCGGAAAAGGGAATTTCGCGAGCAAAGCCGTCGGGAGGCGGCACCACCGCAACCTGCTCAGGAAGAAGTGGTAGTTCGGCCGGTACGACTTTTGGTGGAAGAACTGGAGTTTTTACGTTTTCTGCTCAAATATTGTATAACCGATTTGATTGAAGAGGAGGATGAGGAAACGCATGAAACCCGCACTTTGTCGGTTGGAGAATATATGATTGATGAACTGGAAGCCGATGAGTTGGTGTCGGAAAATGCGCTGTTTAAAAAGGTGTTTTACGAAGTCCGGGAGAATTTATACAAAGAAAAATTCGATCCGTGGAAACATTTTGTTTATCACCCCGATGCTTCGATGAGCAAATTTGCAACCGATCTGCTTTCCGAAAAATATACCGAAAGTAAACGCTGGACCAAAGCCGGCGCATTTACCGAAAAGGAGGAAGATATTCTGGATGTTCTTATTCCGCGGATTGTAAACGAATACAAACTTCGGAAAATTAAAATGATGATGGCCGATATTGAAAAGGCTATTGATAAAGCGTCGGCAGACAACGATTTTGATAAAGTGATTGAAGAACAATCGACATATATGAACCTGAAACGGGCTGAAAAAGAGTTGGCTAAAAGCCTCGGAAGCCGAACCATAAATTAA
- a CDS encoding pyridoxamine 5'-phosphate oxidase family protein: MRTNFIEDRKEIDEVIRACKTCYFAMSVNDRPYVLPLNFALEGDTIILHSAMEGRMWETIKTNPQVCINWTLGEELAWQDVRVGCSYRVKSKTVNVEGKVEFIDDFDEKYRCLELLMKQYSDREFKFGTPAVKNVGVIKVHIETITGKEFGAKAPTPWKS, from the coding sequence ATGCGAACAAATTTTATCGAAGACCGCAAAGAAATCGACGAAGTAATCCGTGCATGTAAAACCTGTTATTTTGCGATGTCGGTGAATGATAGACCCTATGTTTTGCCGCTCAATTTTGCATTGGAGGGCGACACTATTATTCTTCATTCGGCAATGGAAGGACGTATGTGGGAAACCATAAAAACCAATCCGCAGGTATGCATAAACTGGACCCTGGGCGAAGAACTGGCCTGGCAGGATGTACGTGTTGGCTGTAGTTACCGGGTAAAATCGAAGACGGTAAATGTGGAAGGCAAAGTGGAATTTATCGATGATTTTGATGAAAAATACCGTTGCCTTGAATTGCTTATGAAGCAATACAGCGACCGGGAATTTAAATTCGGAACGCCGGCGGTAAAGAATGTCGGAGTAATTAAAGTGCATATTGAAACCATTACAGGGAAAGAGTTTGGAGCAAAAGCTCCAACGCCCTGGAAATCATAA
- a CDS encoding NAD-dependent epimerase/dehydratase family protein, whose translation MIFVTGGTGLVGAHLLYELCNTGKKIRALKRQTSNLEQVKKTFAYYTDEAQQLFETIEWVDGDILDYFSLEKLLKGVTEIYHCAAIVSFESKERQRMISNNVEGTANLVDAAIENGVKKICHVSSIAALGKLQNGASVTEETNWVPSKKNSAYSESKFYSETEIWRGIEEGLDAIIVNPSIIFGPANWENGSAKIFKTIWDGMKFYTKGVTGFVDVFDVVRPMIKLMDEENFENCKNQRYILSAENLSYQQVFTQIAEALQKPKPTIWASDFLMGFVWRAATFASWITRKPSLITREAATGRNAANNFDGSKITRITGYKYLPIAESIKKTAGFLQADMK comes from the coding sequence ATGATTTTTGTAACAGGAGGTACCGGGTTGGTTGGAGCTCATTTGTTGTATGAGCTTTGTAATACGGGCAAAAAAATTAGAGCTCTAAAACGCCAAACAAGCAATTTGGAGCAGGTGAAAAAAACTTTTGCCTACTACACCGATGAGGCTCAGCAACTGTTCGAAACCATTGAATGGGTAGATGGCGATATTCTGGATTATTTCTCTCTTGAAAAGTTATTGAAAGGCGTAACGGAGATTTACCATTGTGCAGCTATTGTTTCGTTTGAAAGTAAAGAACGGCAACGTATGATCTCCAATAATGTGGAGGGAACAGCCAATCTTGTTGATGCAGCCATCGAAAATGGAGTGAAAAAGATTTGTCACGTAAGCTCCATTGCCGCACTGGGGAAATTACAAAATGGTGCTTCGGTTACGGAAGAAACGAACTGGGTGCCATCGAAAAAGAATTCGGCTTATTCCGAAAGTAAATTTTATTCCGAAACCGAAATATGGAGAGGAATAGAAGAAGGTTTGGATGCTATTATCGTAAACCCGTCGATTATTTTTGGCCCGGCTAACTGGGAGAACGGAAGTGCAAAAATCTTCAAAACCATTTGGGATGGAATGAAATTCTACACAAAAGGAGTTACCGGGTTTGTTGATGTTTTTGATGTTGTACGCCCCATGATAAAACTGATGGATGAGGAAAACTTTGAAAACTGTAAAAACCAGCGTTATATTTTAAGTGCCGAGAATTTAAGCTATCAGCAGGTATTCACGCAAATTGCAGAAGCATTACAAAAGCCAAAACCGACTATTTGGGCAAGCGATTTTTTGATGGGCTTTGTTTGGCGGGCAGCTACTTTTGCCAGCTGGATTACACGAAAACCATCGTTGATAACCCGCGAGGCTGCGACAGGCCGTAATGCCGCTAATAATTTCGATGGTTCAAAAATTACCCGTATCACAGGTTACAAATATCTGCCAATTGCGGAGTCGATTAAAAAAACGGCCGGTTTTCTGCAGGCAGATATGAAATAG
- a CDS encoding SOS response-associated peptidase, producing the protein MCYDIKTKVEAALKRARHYGNEEAIQMLIEQFRPFLEEEFFHVSGFQHPKLLIYTSENFEVPAIASWGLIPFWVKNEQQQLDIWNKTINARGESIFEKPSFRTSANSKRCLVYIDGFFEHHHFGGKKYPFYIQRVDGEPIVLGGLWDEWTNKTTGEVVNSFTIVTTKANALMKKIHNNPKLNEARMPLILNDEEADKWLNGTASDAKAMIQPATDGLLKAHTVRRLRGKEAVGNSPEAIEEFIYPELKFRA; encoded by the coding sequence ATGTGTTACGATATAAAAACCAAGGTTGAAGCAGCATTAAAACGGGCACGGCATTATGGCAACGAAGAGGCCATACAAATGCTGATCGAACAGTTTCGTCCCTTTCTGGAAGAGGAGTTTTTTCACGTATCGGGTTTTCAACACCCTAAATTGCTGATTTATACCAGCGAGAATTTTGAAGTACCGGCAATTGCCAGTTGGGGGCTTATCCCGTTCTGGGTGAAAAACGAACAGCAACAACTCGATATCTGGAATAAAACGATTAATGCGCGCGGCGAAAGTATTTTTGAAAAACCTTCATTTCGAACTTCGGCTAATTCAAAACGTTGCCTGGTTTATATCGACGGATTTTTTGAGCATCACCATTTTGGTGGCAAAAAGTATCCGTTTTATATTCAGCGGGTAGACGGTGAACCGATCGTTTTGGGTGGTTTGTGGGACGAATGGACAAACAAAACTACCGGCGAAGTAGTGAACTCGTTTACGATTGTTACCACTAAAGCCAATGCGTTGATGAAAAAGATCCATAACAACCCGAAACTTAACGAAGCACGAATGCCATTGATTCTCAATGACGAGGAGGCAGATAAATGGCTTAATGGTACTGCCTCCGATGCAAAGGCAATGATTCAACCTGCCACCGATGGCCTGTTGAAAGCGCACACCGTCAGGCGACTGCGAGGCAAAGAAGCCGTTGGCAATTCGCCGGAAGCAATTGAGGAATTTATTTACCCCGAGCTTAAATTCAGAGCTTGA